In Gilliamella sp. B3022, the sequence TGTGAATGATAAACCCAACAGCGACGAGAAACAGATTTACCATTAAAGATCAAATCAAAGCAACGGCACATGTCGAATGTCGAAAAGATGCTAATGTGATTAATGAAATCCCAATGGCATACAAAGATATTGATGCTGTTATGGCTGCGCAAAATGCATTGGTCGAGATAATGCATCAATTAAGGCAAGTGGTGGGTGTGAAGGGGTAAAAATGATCGAGGAGCGATCCTCAATATTTATTTAATATTTACTTCTATTAATTTCAAGTCACTAAATTCAAAAAGCACCATAATTACAAATATATTTTCTTTAAGAATATATTTGCAGATTCTCCTATAGGTTAGTGCAATATTGTTATTCAAATGTTTAGGCGATGATAGGTTAGCTATCATCTCAAACTCCTTTGTTCCTCTATGTGTAGGATGTAAGGGTAAATATTTGATAGATATACGGGATGTTAATTTATATATTAATGGAATTTCGAAGAATGACAGTTAAGAAAATACTTATTTAGAAAAAATGACTTTAATTAAAACCATTTCAAATTTGAAATTAATCAAGTATTTTTTCTATTCTAAATAATTTTTCTTGTTGGGAAAGTTTTACAACAAAATACTCCTCTTTATTAAGCGCATCCGGTAGCTTATCTTTAAGGATAGAAGCTACAAACTGTACATTGTCTTTTTTTCTTTGAACTAATTCTGCTATCTTTTCTAGCTGATTATTATGCATCAATTCTTTTTTATCGTTCAGAAGAAAATGATAGCATGGTATTTCTTCTTCATCCGCAAATAGAGTATAAGCAATATCAAAACAGGTAATTTCACCTTGTTTTTTACCATCACTAAAATTTCGGTTAAAGGCACTGAATTTATATAATCTTTGACCTTGCTTATTTTCTGCTTTATCAAATTTTAATGCATACTGTTCTGCATAGAGTTCTTGAGAAATGGCAGTAAAATGAATATTAAATTTGTTTATCTGCCCTTGCAATTTTTCTTCAAAATCTTTAGAGAACAGTTCATTATCAATATGTAACAAATCTTTATTCAAACATTTTATTTTTTCATCAACAATATCAATTTGAGAGATGATTGCTTCATATTCACCTTTGAGCTTATATTTATTATTTAAGTCAATATTAATTTTTTCGATTTCTTCAAATGTTGAGCTTTTTGATAATTTTTCTTTTAACAGTTTTTTATGCTCGAGTAGCTCTAAAACTAAACGTTGGTATTCAGATAATTCTTTATTTAGAACGGGTAAATCTTTTGCAATATATCTAGATTTTTCTTCAATCATTTTGTTGTGAAAATTAACAAGATCTTCAAATGTTTTTTGGATGTCAGAAAAATGATTTGTGACTTCTGAATATAAACTATTCAATTCAGCAAAATCAATATTTGCTGAACTTGAGTTAATATTTTCAATCGCTTCTGTAACAAGTTCTTTACGAAGCATTAATTGACTAATTTTAGAATTATAATTTTTTATTTTATATTTGACTTCATTTAATTGTTGTAAATCATTTTCAAAATTAGGATTAATCCATAATAGTGATTTTTTGTTTTGTAAGTTTACAATATCTATTTCTATTAACGATAATTCTGATTTATATGTTGAATAAGTTTGTTTTGCTTCCAAGCGTTTTTTAAATGTTTTTTCTAGTTTGATAGATGATATCAAATTTTGTTTTTCATCACCTTTATCAAAATCACAGCCGAGTAAAAATAAATAGAGTGTTTCGTATTCTTCATCTTTTGTAAAAGGACTTAATATTTTTAAGGTATTTTTAAGACTTAAATCTTTAAATCTCATGTTGTGAGAAATAATCTGTGGAAATGTTGGTTTTTTACCATAATGATCAGGAAAAAGTTGATTGGTAAGTTCACATTCAAACTCTTCACTTGTTTTTTGCTCACCATTGATTTTCCTTATAGCTTTATTTCTTGGTAAAAAATTACGCTCAATGATTAATTCTTCAGGATTTTCTTCATTAAAAGAAGATATTAAATTTAAACAAACACATACATGAGTGTTAATTAAGAATTCTTTTACTAAAAGATATTCATTTTTTTTGTTTTCTGGATCTGTATAAATATCTTTAGCATCACCACCTAAACAAAAATT encodes:
- a CDS encoding DUF2326 domain-containing protein, with the translated sequence MFLKSLKISNQEGLIRNIVFHPGLNLIVDETPINFLTKTEDCSTNDSEITTGNNVGKTTVLKLINFCLGGDAKDIYTDPENKKNEYLLVKEFLINTHVCVCLNLISSFNEENPEELIIERNFLPRNKAIRKINGEQKTSEEFECELTNQLFPDHYGKKPTFPQIISHNMRFKDLSLKNTLKILSPFTKDEEYETLYLFLLGCDFDKGDEKQNLISSIKLEKTFKKRLEAKQTYSTYKSELSLIEIDIVNLQNKKSLLWINPNFENDLQQLNEVKYKIKNYNSKISQLMLRKELVTEAIENINSSSANIDFAELNSLYSEVTNHFSDIQKTFEDLVNFHNKMIEEKSRYIAKDLPVLNKELSEYQRLVLELLEHKKLLKEKLSKSSTFEEIEKINIDLNNKYKLKGEYEAIISQIDIVDEKIKCLNKDLLHIDNELFSKDFEEKLQGQINKFNIHFTAISQELYAEQYALKFDKAENKQGQRLYKFSAFNRNFSDGKKQGEITCFDIAYTLFADEEEIPCYHFLLNDKKELMHNNQLEKIAELVQRKKDNVQFVASILKDKLPDALNKEEYFVVKLSQQEKLFRIEKILD